A window of Maioricimonas rarisocia genomic DNA:
GCCCGCTGGACCGGCAGCGAATGGGAGATCCGGCCCGCCTTCACCTCGGACAACAATTATGACATGGGCTCGCTGTGGATCGATGGCGACGGCCGCTGGCAGATCATCGCTCCTACCGAAACCGGTCCGCAGCCCTACAACCCCGGCGGCGAAGTCGCCAGCTGGATTTCCGATGACCGCGGCGCCACCTGGCAACAGCAGAAGCAGTTGACCGCCCGAAGCCCGCGGAATCACACGTACGTCCGCCGGCCGGTGAATGCCCATCCTGATTTCTACGCCCTGTGGGCGGACGGTCACGGTCGGCAGCCGTCATCGTCGAACATCTACTTCTGCAACCGGGAGGGGGACGTGTTCGTGCTGCCGCGACAGATGGACGGCGAGACGGCAAAGCCGGAGCGCGTGCCGTCGCCATAGGGCCGCATTCATCCGGCCGGAAATCCACCCGGCAATACCAGCACGAAGCGCCAGCGAGTGAACAGGCGGGCAGAAATGTCTGCCCCACCTTGCCGTGGGTGGCCGGGGTCGCAACGAGCGAACCGAGTGCCGCCCCCGGAATCGTTCCACCGCGAGCCGCCCCCCTGCAGTAGATGGCTGGGAGCTCGCCTGCGGCTCGACCGCCAGCCACCCGTTGGACGTTCGCAGGGCGATGCCCGGGCGGTACTTACTGACCTTCCAGCAGGCGACGGGCGTCTCTGCACCGGCCGGCTGCGAGGAGTTCTGCAATCCGGTCGAGCCGCGCAGTCTCCTCCGGGTGCTCTGCCGCCTGTCGCTGACGCAGCAGTTCGAGAGGGAGCCGCAGATCGTCGGTTGTCGCAGTCGCCTGAAGCTCGCCCCGTTCGCGGCGGCGTTTCTGCACAACCTCGAGATCCCTGTAGCCGAACTCGCGGCTCGGCTCGATCATCGTCCCCTCGCCCCAGTCGTTCCAGGTGGCGATCTGGATCAGCCGCGGCTTCATCTCCAGCGCCTGTTCGAGCGATGACCGGAATGTCCGACCGTCGGCATCGTCGATTCGTCCCCAGCTCGCGTGGACCTTCGCCTCGGCATAGATGTCCCGGAAGCGGGGGACCACCACGGGAATCGCGTGCGGCCACTGGCGGGAACGCTCGCGGAACGCGGCATGCACATCCAGACCTTTCGCAGGAACTGGCCAGTCGAACGCACCAGTCGCCGCCGTCCGGCGATGATGCTGGCTGAAGTACGCCACGGGTCGATCGACGCTCTCGAGGCAGTCCGCCCACTCGGCGTCGGTCAGCCCGGTCTGGCCGAATGAGAGCAGCACCGGACGGTCATCCAGATGGACGTAGCCGGGCAGAGTGAACCAGTGCTGTGCCAGCCAGTCGATCTCGGAGGCGACATGCGCCACACGCTCGGCCGCATCGAGCCGCCCGGCTTTGAGGAGCGCGGACACGGTCCGATCCTCGTAGCAGATCGCGAACTGCATTCTCAGACGCCCCGCCTGCTCGATCAGTCGGCGAGTATTGCGGTGCAGAACGGCGTAATCGTGGACGTCCTCGAGTCCGTACCAGTCGACAATCACGCCATCGATACCGGCCAGCTTCATCAGCAGCAGGTGACATTCGAGCACATGGGGACCGCCGGAATCGTACGGGCCGACCAACGGCTGAAAGTGCGATGCGATCTGAGGCCGGTCGTCGACAACCTGCTCCGGATCGAACGCATTCATCGTCCAGTGCCAGCCCCAGCGGTCGCTCACCGGTGGGGCCACATACCACGGCATGTAATGCGCAAGCAGAACGGGCCGTGTCGGTGTGGCATCCGGATCATCATCCGCGACGCCCCGACCGGAGAGCACGAACGCAGCAATCAGGACAAGCCAGGCTCGGGCATGAACCATCGTCAGTCTCTCCGGTTCGGCCCAAGGCTTGAAAACGCACAGTCGCGACGGAGCTGTTCCGCCGTAGCGCGTCGTTACTCGCGGAAGATCGCCTCACTGCTGACCAGGGCGTCCCGCTCGTCCCGCACCGCGATCAGGCAGACCGTCGCGTCGGCCGGGATCTCCGCTGCGATCGCTCCGTCCTTGCCAACCGTTGCGTCGACGCTCTGCCATTTCCGCTTCGACAGGATTCCGTCGTCGGCGGTGTAATGCAGCTTCGCGGACCGGATCGGCAACGCGCTCTCGCAGGTGAGCGTCACCCGATTGCTTTCGACCTCGGGAGAACTCAGCGTCGGCAACGGCGTCCCGTCCCGCAGGTGCTGGTCGAAGAACAGGCCGATCTCTTCCGGCACGAAACCCGCTTCATGACTGTGCCGCATGCCGACCTCGATGCGCAGCTTCTTCTCCCCCGGCACCAGTTCGTAGCTGCGCATGTAGCTCTTGAGCGGGTAATGCACATCGTTGCTGCCATTAACGAACAGGATCGGCACCG
This region includes:
- a CDS encoding glycoside hydrolase family 71/99-like protein, which translates into the protein MVHARAWLVLIAAFVLSGRGVADDDPDATPTRPVLLAHYMPWYVAPPVSDRWGWHWTMNAFDPEQVVDDRPQIASHFQPLVGPYDSGGPHVLECHLLLMKLAGIDGVIVDWYGLEDVHDYAVLHRNTRRLIEQAGRLRMQFAICYEDRTVSALLKAGRLDAAERVAHVASEIDWLAQHWFTLPGYVHLDDRPVLLSFGQTGLTDAEWADCLESVDRPVAYFSQHHRRTAATGAFDWPVPAKGLDVHAAFRERSRQWPHAIPVVVPRFRDIYAEAKVHASWGRIDDADGRTFRSSLEQALEMKPRLIQIATWNDWGEGTMIEPSREFGYRDLEVVQKRRRERGELQATATTDDLRLPLELLRQRQAAEHPEETARLDRIAELLAAGRCRDARRLLEGQ